From Pararhodobacter zhoushanensis, the proteins below share one genomic window:
- a CDS encoding WG repeat-containing protein: MPLFAILRKTSDFWKPLMGFMDRQGNVKIEPQFLNTVLYQRKVFSDAGYTVVQRPGAKQPIVIDEGGETVFEFPKDHQPINFAAPDAHGIFGVVHEVDAGNQELWKLDGREFYFLGETRYYAMRIDGSIAFEAYISKAMNGFYVFSKSPKATEKRGLMNHEGQVIIPPIYDRISLSQTDPYVTVVKDGAANILTYEGSPVFPRSFQIDDPFFLPTVEDGLWIVAKSDQSHADVYDVASTAVIGQLPMTFSSPTLPIVIPRLSGGVVRINDACKGSMYLYPDGRPVMPGVSGRPRWFKPEMQTGDFHDGRASFRLGKVSGYLDLSGEAAIAAQFNSDHPFQHGLARVRYPADGNSLDRYSYIDREGNVVWHQEY, from the coding sequence ATGCCCCTGTTCGCGATACTCCGCAAGACCTCAGATTTCTGGAAACCCCTTATGGGTTTTATGGATCGGCAAGGGAACGTAAAGATAGAGCCGCAATTCCTGAACACGGTCTTGTATCAGAGAAAAGTCTTTTCTGACGCTGGGTATACTGTCGTCCAGCGCCCGGGGGCAAAGCAGCCTATCGTTATTGATGAAGGCGGTGAAACGGTTTTCGAGTTTCCAAAGGATCATCAGCCGATTAATTTCGCAGCACCTGACGCGCACGGTATTTTTGGTGTGGTGCATGAAGTGGATGCCGGCAATCAAGAGCTTTGGAAGCTCGATGGGCGTGAATTTTATTTCCTTGGCGAGACCCGCTATTACGCGATGCGGATCGATGGTTCCATCGCATTTGAGGCGTATATCTCAAAAGCCATGAACGGATTCTACGTATTCTCGAAAAGTCCGAAGGCGACTGAAAAGAGGGGACTGATGAATCACGAGGGCCAGGTTATCATTCCGCCGATCTATGATAGAATTTCTCTATCGCAAACAGACCCTTATGTTACTGTCGTGAAAGATGGTGCAGCAAACATCCTGACCTATGAAGGCTCACCCGTGTTTCCGCGTAGTTTCCAGATTGACGATCCATTTTTTCTGCCCACTGTAGAGGACGGACTTTGGATTGTCGCCAAGTCTGATCAGAGCCATGCCGACGTTTATGACGTCGCCTCGACGGCGGTCATCGGCCAGCTTCCAATGACCTTCTCGTCGCCAACGCTCCCAATCGTAATCCCAAGGCTGTCCGGCGGCGTAGTACGTATCAATGACGCCTGCAAAGGTTCCATGTACTTATATCCAGACGGTCGGCCCGTGATGCCGGGAGTTTCAGGGCGACCCCGCTGGTTCAAACCCGAAATGCAAACCGGAGATTTCCATGATGGTCGTGCAAGCTTCAGACTGGGCAAAGTTTCGGGTTATCTGGATTTATCAGGAGAAGCTGCCATCGCTGCGCAGTTCAATTCTGACCATCCGTTTCAACACGGATTGGCCCGTGTAAGATATCCGGCAGATGGAAATTCTTTGGACCGCTACTCCTACATTGACCGGGAAGGTAACGTGGTTTGGCACCAAGAATACTAA
- a CDS encoding GNAT family N-acetyltransferase yields the protein MTDLETTTISLDIASESDLPRFRRDLQEAFAIAAVEAFGPLRDGPIPSDADVSASFTAPGAVVHRILLNGQWVGGAVVSIDEESNHNSLDLFYVQAGDIGRGIGRRAWSAIEALYPQTQVWTTVTPCFERRNIHFYVNVCGFHIVEYHHAGNPDPSSQGSSDDMSDDEMFRFEKRVQPAQDAKAMGTDSP from the coding sequence ATGACCGATCTTGAAACGACTACCATCTCCTTGGACATCGCGTCTGAGAGCGATCTGCCGCGTTTTCGCAGGGATCTGCAGGAGGCTTTTGCAATCGCTGCCGTTGAGGCCTTCGGGCCGCTGCGCGACGGGCCGATCCCGTCGGACGCGGACGTGTCGGCATCCTTCACGGCACCGGGCGCCGTGGTGCATCGCATTCTGTTGAATGGACAGTGGGTTGGCGGGGCTGTGGTCTCGATCGATGAAGAGAGCAATCATAACTCGCTCGATCTGTTTTACGTGCAGGCGGGCGACATCGGACGCGGCATCGGACGCCGGGCTTGGAGCGCGATCGAGGCCCTCTATCCCCAGACGCAGGTCTGGACGACGGTCACGCCCTGTTTCGAGCGACGCAATATCCACTTCTACGTGAATGTCTGTGGCTTCCACATCGTCGAATACCACCATGCGGGCAATCCTGACCCGTCGTCGCAGGGATCCAGCGACGATATGAGTGACGATGAAATGTTCAGGTTCGAGAAGCGCGTTCAGCCCGCGCAAGATGCCAAGGCAATGGGGACGGACAGTCCTTAA
- the trpA gene encoding tryptophan synthase subunit alpha: MTRIDETFARLRAEKRKAFVAYMMGGDPDTETSLKVMQGLPGAGVDIIELGMPFTDPMADGSTIQLAGQRALDGGMTMDKVLDMVRAFRSGDATTPIVLMGYYNPIYARGVDRFLADAVLAGIDGLIVVDLPPEEDSELCLPAQAAGMNFIRLATPTTDDKRLPKVLQNTSGFVYYVSVTGTTGAAAAQASDVAPEVARIKAATDLPVIVGFGISTPETAQSIASVADGCVVGSAIVKEIGAGKSVADVLAFVASLAEGAHRG, translated from the coding sequence ATGACCAGGATCGACGAGACATTCGCCCGCCTGCGCGCCGAGAAGCGCAAGGCATTCGTGGCTTACATGATGGGCGGCGACCCGGACACCGAGACCTCGCTCAAGGTCATGCAGGGCCTGCCCGGCGCGGGGGTGGATATCATCGAGCTGGGCATGCCCTTTACCGACCCGATGGCGGATGGCTCGACGATCCAGCTGGCCGGTCAGCGCGCGCTGGATGGCGGCATGACGATGGACAAGGTGCTGGATATGGTCCGCGCTTTCCGGTCCGGGGATGCGACCACCCCGATCGTGCTGATGGGCTACTACAACCCGATCTATGCGCGCGGTGTGGACCGGTTTCTGGCCGACGCGGTCCTCGCTGGCATCGACGGGCTGATCGTGGTCGACCTGCCGCCCGAAGAAGACAGCGAGCTGTGCCTGCCCGCGCAGGCGGCGGGGATGAACTTCATCCGGCTGGCGACGCCGACGACCGACGACAAGCGGCTGCCCAAGGTGCTGCAGAACACGTCCGGGTTTGTCTATTACGTGTCGGTCACCGGGACCACCGGGGCGGCGGCGGCGCAGGCAAGCGATGTTGCGCCTGAGGTCGCCCGGATCAAGGCGGCGACGGATCTGCCGGTGATCGTGGGCTTCGGCATCTCGACCCCCGAGACGGCGCAGAGCATCGCCTCGGTCGCGGATGGCTGCGTGGTCGGCTCGGCGATCGTGAAAGAGATCGGCGCGGGGAAATCGGTCGCAGACGTGCTGGCTTTCGTCGCCTCGCTGGCCGAGGGCGCGCACCGGGGGTGA
- a CDS encoding glutaminase translates to MAIPPAPDLPRIVTEIAAEMAAETDRGVVADYIPQLAGVRPDQFGLAVATADGQLIAAGDTGVPFSIQSVSKVFTLALALGRHGNAVWERVGREPSGDPFNSIVQLEHERGRPRNPFINAGAIAVTDAILSQYAPKEALGEILRFIRFLAGDDDIAIDPAVARSEKQTGFRNVALANFMRSYGIVTGQPDKVLGVYFHHCAIAMSVRQLAMAGRFLAFDGRLAPDGRRAVSARMARQINALMLTCGHYDGSGDFAFRVGLPGKSGVGGGILAVAPGRASIGCWSPGLNTIGNSQLASRALERLARRTGWSVFAAR, encoded by the coding sequence ATGGCCATACCCCCCGCCCCCGACCTGCCCCGGATCGTTACCGAGATCGCTGCCGAAATGGCCGCCGAGACCGACCGCGGCGTGGTTGCCGATTACATCCCGCAGCTGGCCGGCGTGCGGCCCGATCAGTTCGGGCTGGCGGTGGCGACGGCGGATGGCCAGCTGATCGCTGCGGGCGACACAGGGGTGCCCTTCTCGATCCAGAGCGTGTCCAAGGTGTTCACGCTGGCACTGGCTCTCGGACGGCACGGCAACGCGGTGTGGGAGCGGGTGGGGCGTGAGCCTTCGGGCGATCCGTTCAACTCTATCGTGCAGCTGGAACACGAGCGCGGACGCCCACGCAATCCCTTCATCAACGCCGGGGCCATTGCGGTCACCGACGCCATCCTGTCGCAGTATGCCCCCAAGGAAGCGCTTGGCGAAATCCTGCGCTTCATCCGCTTTCTGGCGGGCGACGACGACATCGCCATCGACCCCGCCGTGGCCCGTTCGGAAAAGCAGACCGGCTTTCGCAACGTCGCGCTGGCGAATTTCATGCGCAGCTATGGCATCGTCACCGGCCAGCCCGACAAGGTGCTGGGCGTCTACTTCCATCACTGTGCGATTGCGATGAGCGTGCGCCAGCTGGCGATGGCCGGGCGCTTTCTGGCCTTTGACGGGCGACTGGCCCCCGACGGGCGGCGCGCGGTCTCGGCCCGGATGGCGCGTCAGATCAACGCGCTGATGCTGACCTGTGGGCATTACGACGGCTCGGGCGACTTCGCCTTTCGCGTGGGCCTGCCGGGTAAAAGCGGCGTCGGCGGCGGTATCCTCGCCGTCGCGCCGGGGCGGGCGTCCATCGGCTGCTGGTCGCCGGGGCTCAACACCATCGGCAACTCGCAACTGGCCTCCCGCGCGCTGGAGCGTCTCGCCCGGCGCACCGGCTGGTCGGTCTTTGCCGCACGCTGA
- a CDS encoding CopD family protein — protein MDWVKIIHILCVMGWMTSIFAVPRALIYWKREWAQLGAFGPLGDLTIRLYRFSAGLGVIALITGLWMAWWIWSFAPWTHLKITLVALLAAHYVYTGMMVMRAKRGEFRESDLFLRIFNEVSVIGVIAILWVVVVKPF, from the coding sequence ATGGACTGGGTCAAAATCATACATATCCTCTGCGTCATGGGCTGGATGACCTCCATCTTCGCCGTGCCGCGCGCGCTGATCTACTGGAAGCGTGAATGGGCGCAGCTGGGGGCCTTTGGGCCCTTGGGCGATCTGACGATCCGCCTGTACCGCTTTTCCGCCGGGCTGGGGGTGATCGCCCTGATCACCGGGCTGTGGATGGCGTGGTGGATCTGGAGCTTCGCGCCCTGGACGCATCTGAAGATCACGCTGGTGGCGCTGCTGGCCGCGCATTACGTCTATACAGGGATGATGGTGATGCGGGCAAAACGCGGCGAATTCCGCGAAAGCGACCTGTTTTTGCGCATCTTCAACGAGGTCAGCGTGATCGGCGTCATCGCGATCCTGTGGGTCGTGGTGGTCAAACCCTTCTGA
- the purF gene encoding amidophosphoribosyltransferase, translating into MQPWLSHPFDDDKLTEECGVFGAVNVQDAANFVALGLHALQHRGQEAGGIITHSADRGFQSAHRFGLVRDNFTSAKLMETLPGSIGIGHVRYSTAGSKGNTAIRDVQPFFGEFSMGGAAIAHNGNITNAEAIRKELIERGSIFQSSSDSECIIHLMARSIQRTHAERLKDALRRCEGAFSVIAMTRTKLIGVRDKLGVRPLVLGKIGDGFALASETCALDIIGAEFLREIEPGEMVVIDHKGVVSSRPFERTSPRFCIFEQVYFSRPDSIIGGRSVYETRRQIGVELAREAPVDADLVCPVPDPGTPAAIGYSQESGIPFAMGIIRNQYMGRTFIEPSEQIRNMGVRLKLNVNRALIKGKRVVLVDDSVVRGTTSLKIKEMILEAGAAEVHFRIASPPTMWPCFYGVDTPERSKLLAARMSEEEMRAFIGVESLKFISLDGLYRAAGEAEGRSKSTPQFCDACFSGEYPVEPSDMIARGFELKAAE; encoded by the coding sequence ATGCAGCCTTGGCTCAGCCATCCCTTTGACGATGACAAGCTGACAGAAGAATGCGGTGTCTTCGGAGCCGTGAATGTTCAGGACGCCGCCAATTTTGTCGCCCTAGGCCTGCACGCGCTGCAGCACCGGGGACAGGAGGCGGGTGGCATCATTACCCACAGTGCCGACCGTGGCTTTCAGTCTGCTCACCGCTTCGGGCTGGTGCGCGACAACTTCACCTCGGCCAAGCTGATGGAAACGCTGCCGGGTTCGATCGGTATCGGCCATGTGCGCTATTCCACGGCGGGCTCGAAGGGCAACACCGCGATCCGCGATGTGCAGCCGTTCTTTGGCGAATTCTCGATGGGTGGTGCTGCGATTGCGCATAACGGCAACATCACCAACGCCGAGGCAATCCGCAAGGAACTGATCGAGCGCGGCTCGATCTTCCAGTCGTCCAGCGATTCGGAATGCATCATCCACCTGATGGCGCGCTCGATCCAGCGCACGCACGCCGAACGCCTGAAAGATGCGCTGCGGCGTTGCGAAGGGGCCTTCTCGGTCATCGCCATGACGCGCACCAAACTGATCGGCGTGCGCGACAAGCTGGGCGTGCGCCCGCTGGTGCTGGGCAAGATCGGCGACGGCTTTGCGCTGGCCTCGGAAACCTGCGCGCTCGACATCATCGGTGCCGAGTTCCTCCGCGAGATCGAGCCGGGCGAGATGGTGGTCATCGATCACAAGGGCGTCGTGTCCTCGCGGCCTTTCGAGCGCACCTCGCCGCGTTTCTGCATCTTCGAACAGGTCTATTTCTCGCGCCCCGACAGCATCATCGGCGGGCGCTCGGTCTATGAAACCCGCCGTCAGATCGGTGTGGAACTGGCCCGCGAAGCCCCGGTCGATGCCGATCTGGTCTGCCCTGTGCCCGATCCGGGCACCCCGGCGGCCATCGGCTACAGTCAGGAATCGGGCATCCCCTTCGCCATGGGGATCATCCGCAACCAGTACATGGGCCGCACGTTCATCGAGCCCTCCGAGCAGATCCGCAACATGGGCGTGCGCCTGAAACTCAACGTGAACCGCGCGTTGATCAAGGGCAAGCGCGTGGTGCTGGTCGACGATTCGGTGGTGCGCGGCACGACCAGCCTGAAGATCAAGGAAATGATCCTTGAGGCCGGCGCGGCCGAGGTCCACTTCCGCATCGCCTCGCCGCCGACGATGTGGCCGTGCTTTTACGGCGTCGATACGCCAGAGCGCTCAAAACTGCTGGCCGCGCGGATGAGCGAAGAAGAAATGCGCGCCTTCATCGGTGTTGAAAGCCTGAAGTTCATCTCGCTCGACGGTCTTTACCGCGCGGCGGGTGAGGCTGAGGGGCGCTCGAAATCGACGCCGCAGTTCTGCGACGCCTGCTTCTCGGGTGAGTATCCGGTCGAACCCTCGGACATGATCGCCCGCGGGTTCGAGCTGAAGGCAGCCGAGTAA
- a CDS encoding FMN-binding negative transcriptional regulator — MYTPAHFTESDAAEIERLMHDNPLAVLVTQTAAGLDANHLPLMRDGEGFVGHVALANPLHEVLADGAEVLAIFRAGDGYVSPNWYPSKAETHKAVPTWNYQVVHVHATLTWSHAEKDKRRAVALLTAKHEKATNGAQAWKMGDAPGAFLTDLLGKIVAFQLTVTRIDAKSKLNQNRSAADIAGVAGALEGRGNGPLADQMRRALNT, encoded by the coding sequence ATGTACACGCCAGCGCATTTCACCGAATCCGACGCCGCTGAAATCGAGCGCCTGATGCACGACAACCCGCTGGCTGTTCTGGTCACGCAGACGGCGGCGGGGCTGGATGCCAACCATCTGCCCCTGATGCGCGATGGTGAGGGGTTTGTGGGCCATGTCGCGCTGGCCAACCCGCTGCACGAGGTGCTGGCGGACGGCGCCGAGGTACTGGCGATCTTCCGCGCCGGGGACGGCTATGTCAGTCCCAACTGGTATCCGTCCAAGGCCGAGACGCACAAAGCCGTGCCGACGTGGAACTATCAGGTCGTGCACGTCCATGCGACGCTCACATGGTCGCATGCCGAAAAGGACAAGCGCCGCGCCGTGGCGCTGCTGACGGCAAAACACGAGAAAGCCACCAACGGCGCGCAGGCGTGGAAGATGGGCGATGCACCGGGCGCGTTTCTGACCGACCTGCTGGGCAAGATCGTCGCCTTTCAGCTGACCGTCACCCGGATCGACGCCAAATCCAAGCTGAACCAGAACCGCAGCGCCGCCGATATCGCGGGTGTGGCGGGCGCTTTGGAGGGGCGGGGAAACGGCCCGCTTGCCGATCAGATGCGCCGCGCGCTCAACACCTGA
- the rplM gene encoding 50S ribosomal protein L13 produces the protein MKTYTAKPAEIDKKWILIDAEGVVLGRLATIVASILRGKNKPTFTPHMDMGDNVIIINADKVQMTGNKRADKRYYWHTGHPGGIKFRTAEQVLESAHPERVVIKAVERMISRNSLGRQQMTNLRVYAGAEHPHEAQQPTVLDVASMNPKNTRSA, from the coding sequence ATGAAAACCTACACCGCAAAACCGGCGGAGATCGACAAGAAGTGGATCCTGATCGACGCTGAAGGCGTCGTTCTGGGCCGCCTCGCGACGATCGTTGCCTCCATCCTGCGCGGCAAAAACAAGCCGACGTTCACGCCGCACATGGATATGGGCGACAACGTGATCATCATCAACGCCGACAAGGTGCAGATGACCGGCAACAAGCGCGCCGACAAACGCTACTACTGGCACACCGGCCACCCGGGCGGGATCAAGTTCCGCACGGCAGAGCAGGTGCTGGAAAGCGCCCACCCCGAGCGTGTTGTGATCAAGGCCGTCGAGCGCATGATTTCGCGCAACAGCCTTGGCCGTCAGCAGATGACCAACCTGCGTGTCTACGCCGGTGCCGAGCATCCGCATGAGGCACAGCAGCCGACCGTCCTCGACGTCGCGTCGATGAACCCGAAGAACACCCGGAGCGCTTGA
- a CDS encoding YiiX/YebB-like N1pC/P60 family cysteine hydrolase, giving the protein MFERLGHFLGRFLERDQPSDQPVISQDAAALAAAIRVGDVLLVEGRARVSTAIKYLTQSTWSHAALCVRDLTSGEGRVDLVEVTIQDGCHQVPLSKYTLFNTRLCRAAGLSVDERQAVADFMSTRIGITYDTRNVIDLARYLFPTPPVPVRWRRRLLTLGSGDPTRAICSSLIAQAFQSVDYPVLPKIEMLRTPTGRPLGAVWHQRHASLIVPRDFDLSPYFAVVKPTLHRGFDHHRIPWAENDADGAQDGDSQGKILG; this is encoded by the coding sequence ATGTTCGAGCGCCTTGGTCATTTTCTGGGCCGGTTTCTGGAACGCGACCAGCCGAGCGATCAGCCGGTCATCTCTCAGGACGCGGCGGCGCTGGCCGCGGCGATCCGCGTCGGCGACGTGCTGCTGGTCGAAGGTCGTGCGCGGGTTTCGACGGCGATCAAGTACCTGACGCAAAGCACATGGTCGCATGCGGCGCTTTGTGTGCGCGATCTGACCTCGGGCGAGGGACGGGTCGACCTGGTCGAGGTGACGATACAGGATGGCTGCCATCAGGTGCCGCTGTCGAAATACACGCTGTTCAACACCCGTCTGTGCCGCGCCGCCGGGCTGTCGGTCGATGAACGCCAGGCGGTCGCCGATTTCATGAGCACGCGGATCGGCATTACCTATGACACCCGCAACGTCATCGACCTTGCGCGCTATCTGTTCCCCACGCCGCCGGTCCCGGTGCGCTGGCGGCGGCGGTTGCTGACCCTCGGGTCGGGCGATCCGACGCGGGCGATCTGTTCGTCGCTGATCGCGCAGGCGTTCCAGTCGGTCGACTACCCGGTGCTGCCCAAGATCGAGATGCTGCGCACGCCGACCGGGCGGCCGCTGGGCGCGGTCTGGCATCAGCGGCATGCCTCGCTCATCGTGCCGCGCGACTTTGACCTGTCGCCGTATTTCGCCGTGGTCAAGCCAACGCTGCACCGGGGATTCGATCACCACAGGATTCCCTGGGCCGAGAATGACGCAGACGGGGCGCAGGACGGGGATTCACAGGGCAAAATCTTGGGGTAA
- a CDS encoding SseB family protein has product MTDTDLPQTDLDAALQQLAAAPEDSAAETTARLAFHAELSRAEIFVLLTEEIAGGAMMPKVFDLSDVRAVLAFDSELRLAGFAGEAAAYAALPGRVLVAMLAEAGEGLSLMLNADAPHAALMSPESIDWLSDTLSGPAPSEGQAVPEGFAPPNLPDAMRLPLVAALERRLSGTPGLAQTVLAGVQWQGGARGHVLALAGLPDADQPAVARAVAEALALSGLEAGSLDVVFPPERAMAAIAAVGLTLSPAPYAMPDEQVVTPGSAPGMDPSRPPKLR; this is encoded by the coding sequence ATGACTGATACCGACCTGCCGCAGACCGATCTGGACGCCGCGCTGCAACAGCTGGCCGCAGCACCGGAAGACAGCGCAGCCGAGACCACCGCGCGGCTGGCCTTTCATGCCGAGCTGAGCCGGGCCGAGATCTTTGTGCTGCTCACCGAAGAGATCGCCGGCGGCGCGATGATGCCCAAGGTGTTCGACTTGTCCGATGTCCGCGCCGTGCTGGCGTTCGACAGCGAGTTGCGGCTGGCGGGCTTCGCCGGCGAGGCAGCGGCGTACGCCGCGCTGCCGGGGCGGGTGCTGGTGGCGATGCTGGCCGAGGCGGGCGAGGGGCTGTCGCTGATGCTCAACGCCGACGCGCCCCATGCCGCGCTGATGTCGCCCGAGTCGATCGACTGGCTGTCCGACACGCTGTCAGGCCCCGCGCCCAGCGAAGGGCAGGCGGTGCCCGAAGGCTTCGCGCCGCCCAATCTGCCCGACGCGATGCGCCTGCCGCTGGTCGCGGCGCTGGAGCGTCGGCTGTCCGGCACGCCGGGCCTTGCGCAGACGGTGCTGGCCGGGGTGCAATGGCAGGGCGGGGCGCGCGGGCATGTGCTGGCGCTGGCCGGGCTGCCCGATGCCGATCAGCCCGCCGTCGCCCGCGCCGTGGCCGAGGCGCTGGCGCTGTCGGGGCTGGAGGCGGGCTCGCTGGATGTGGTCTTCCCGCCCGAGCGGGCGATGGCGGCGATTGCCGCCGTTGGCCTGACGCTGTCGCCTGCCCCCTATGCGATGCCCGATGAGCAGGTCGTGACGCCGGGCAGCGCTCCGGGGATGGACCCCAGCCGCCCGCCCAAACTGCGCTGA